A genomic segment from Cygnus atratus isolate AKBS03 ecotype Queensland, Australia chromosome Z, CAtr_DNAZoo_HiC_assembly, whole genome shotgun sequence encodes:
- the PRR16 gene encoding protein Largen isoform X2 has protein sequence MTDSSKTDTLNSSSSSTTASSLEKVKVRGSAPLIKPTAQPSTILTVLRKPNPPPPPPRLTPVKCDEPPRLPPSTNPVKTNGTLLRNGPNRIPNGDMCCIPNSNLDKVAMQPLMHRPEKERCPQPGARERVRFNEKVQYHGYCPDCDVRYNIKNREVHLHSEPAHLVGKMLHQCPPLPPPPPPLPPFPLENGGLGIGSSNSFPPPRPATVPPQTAPKPQKTILRKSTTTTV, from the coding sequence ATGACGGACAGTTCCAAAACAGACACACTtaacagcagctccagcagcacaacAGCTTCCAGCTTGGAGAAGGTCAAGGTGCGGGGCAGTGCTCCCCTCATCAAGCCCACTGCGCAGCCCTCCACTATCCTCACCGTGCTGCGGAAGCCAAATCCTCCCCCGCCTCCACCACGACTGACGCCTGTCAAGTGTGACGAGCCTCCGAGGCTGCCTCCTTCCACCAACCCTGTCAAGACTAATGGTACCCTGCTGAGAAATGGGCCCAACCGCATCCCAAATGGAGATATGTGCTGTATACCAAACAGTAATTTGGACAAAGTTGCAATGCAGCCTCTAATGCATAGACCCGAGAAAGAGCGGTGTCCTCAGCCAGGAGCAAGGGAACGGGTACGATTTAATGAAAAAGTGCAGTACCACGGTTATTGCCCAGACTGTGATGTTCGgtataacattaaaaacaggGAGGTGCACTTGCACAGTGAGCCTGCCCATCTTGTGGGAAAGATGCTGCATCAGTGCCCTCCTCTGCCGCCTCCACCGCCTCCACTGCCTCCATTTCCCCTAGAAAATGGAGGGTTGGGGATAGGTTCCAGTAATAGCTTTCCTCCTCCAAGACCCGCGACTGTGCCTCCACAAACTGCGCCAAAACCCCAGAAGACCATCTTGAGAAAATCAACCACTACAACAGTGTGA